One region of Faecalibacter bovis genomic DNA includes:
- a CDS encoding endonuclease MutS2 translates to MQISNQTLKDLEFHVVQSEIATFAYTDKVVEHITTLQPYLDHNELIKDLHTTNEYLASFENGNTFPFAEYFIIDEYLKRLEIENYYLPAEEFFKIKSNALQVKEILKYLTNFQEYTPTLFTKASSIQYEKEIVKLIDTVFNKFGEVKDDASPELKIVRDRLRHLNSRITELFNKSMSYHSDYLDDIRESVIGNRRVLAVKSFQRKRVKGQFLGTSKTGSITFIEPESVQGPRREFEELKEDEKHLIIQILLDLTAKIAVFRPNLEEYQRFLEYIDFTQAKAKYAQSINGILPKINKDSLQIKLVNAYHPLLYLNNLRNNERTIPQSLFLDKDCRIIIISGPNAGGKSITLKTIGLLQIMVQSGVLVPVDEESEFGFFSQIFTDIGDNQSIENHLSTYSYRLKQMSYFLKQADENSLLLVDEFGTGSDPELGGALAEVFFEEFYERKSFGVFTTHYTNIKLSAERLPEAINACMLFDKKSLEPLYRLEIGQAGSSFTFEVAEKNKIPFRLINRAKKKVESEKVSLDKTILKLQQEKFEIQKTKDQVEELKETSLVQNEELEQTKEKIQQKLYDFQQLYDREQKTMMLGKRIVDMSDSYLKSKNKKQLIANFLKIVEMENAKKTKEVQQLKKIEKIIEKEVQRELKENSKEISKQKEVIEQKEKVATQKKIDNLKVGDRVKIHGSSSVGTIDKISKDVVFVNYGLFTTQIKVHEVYKI, encoded by the coding sequence ATGCAAATATCAAATCAAACCTTAAAAGATTTAGAGTTTCATGTTGTACAATCAGAGATTGCAACATTTGCTTATACAGATAAAGTTGTAGAACATATTACAACGTTACAGCCTTATCTAGATCATAACGAATTAATTAAAGATTTACATACAACCAACGAATATTTAGCGAGTTTTGAAAATGGAAATACTTTTCCTTTTGCTGAATATTTTATTATTGACGAATATTTAAAGCGCTTAGAAATTGAAAATTATTATCTGCCAGCAGAAGAATTTTTCAAAATAAAATCGAACGCTTTACAAGTAAAAGAAATTTTAAAGTATTTAACTAATTTTCAAGAATATACTCCTACTCTTTTTACAAAAGCTTCTTCAATTCAATATGAAAAAGAGATTGTTAAATTAATTGACACCGTTTTTAATAAATTCGGAGAAGTAAAAGATGACGCAAGTCCTGAACTTAAAATTGTGCGTGATCGTTTGCGACACTTAAATTCTCGTATCACTGAATTATTTAATAAATCGATGTCTTATCATTCAGATTATTTAGATGATATTCGAGAATCTGTTATAGGAAATCGTCGTGTTTTAGCAGTAAAATCTTTTCAGAGAAAACGTGTAAAAGGTCAATTTTTAGGTACTTCAAAAACAGGATCTATTACATTTATAGAACCTGAAAGTGTGCAAGGTCCACGACGTGAATTTGAAGAATTAAAGGAAGATGAAAAGCACTTAATTATACAAATCCTATTGGATTTGACAGCTAAAATTGCTGTTTTCCGTCCAAATTTAGAAGAATATCAACGTTTTTTAGAATATATAGATTTTACGCAAGCAAAAGCTAAATATGCGCAAAGTATAAACGGAATTTTACCAAAAATCAATAAAGATAGTTTACAAATAAAGCTTGTAAATGCTTATCATCCTTTATTATATCTTAATAATTTAAGAAATAACGAACGTACAATTCCTCAAAGTTTATTTCTGGATAAGGATTGTAGAATAATTATTATTTCAGGTCCTAATGCAGGTGGAAAATCTATCACATTAAAAACCATTGGATTATTACAAATCATGGTTCAATCAGGTGTTTTGGTTCCTGTCGATGAAGAAAGCGAATTCGGATTTTTCTCTCAAATTTTTACTGATATTGGAGATAATCAATCCATTGAAAATCATCTGTCAACATACAGTTATAGACTAAAACAGATGTCTTATTTCTTGAAACAAGCTGATGAAAATTCTTTATTATTAGTAGATGAATTTGGAACTGGTTCTGATCCTGAATTAGGTGGTGCTTTGGCAGAAGTTTTCTTCGAAGAATTTTACGAAAGAAAATCTTTCGGAGTTTTTACAACTCATTACACCAATATAAAATTAAGTGCCGAACGTTTGCCTGAGGCGATTAACGCTTGTATGTTATTCGATAAAAAATCGTTAGAACCACTTTATCGATTAGAAATAGGTCAGGCCGGAAGTTCGTTTACGTTCGAGGTTGCTGAAAAGAATAAAATCCCTTTCAGATTAATTAACCGAGCGAAGAAAAAAGTGGAGAGTGAAAAAGTTAGTTTGGACAAAACGATTTTAAAACTTCAGCAAGAAAAATTTGAAATTCAGAAAACTAAAGATCAGGTTGAAGAATTAAAAGAAACTAGTTTGGTTCAGAATGAAGAATTAGAACAAACAAAAGAGAAAATTCAGCAAAAATTGTATGATTTCCAACAATTATATGATCGTGAACAAAAAACGATGATGCTTGGAAAGCGAATTGTAGATATGTCTGATTCTTATTTGAAATCAAAAAACAAAAAACAATTAATCGCTAATTTCTTGAAAATTGTTGAAATGGAAAATGCGAAAAAAACGAAAGAAGTTCAGCAATTAAAGAAAATTGAAAAAATAATTGAAAAAGAAGTTCAGCGCGAATTAAAAGAAAATTCGAAAGAAATTTCGAAACAAAAAGAAGTGATTGAGCAAAAAGAAAAAGTTGCAACGCAAAAGAAAATAGATAATTTAAAAGTGGGTGATCGAGTTAAGATTCATGGATCAAGTTCGGTTGGAACCATTGATAAAATAAGTAAAGATGTTGTTTTTGTAAACTACGGATTATTTACAACACAGATTAAAGTTCACGAAGTTTATAAAATTTAA
- the fsa gene encoding fructose-6-phosphate aldolase produces the protein MKFFIDTANLADIKEAQDLGVLDGVTTNPSLMAKEGIAGTENVINHYKAICEIVDGDVSAEVISTDFEGMIKEGEELAALHPQIVVKIPMTKDGIKACKYFSNKGIRTNVTLVFSVGQALLAAKAGATYVSPFLGRLDDISMDGLNLIEEIREVYDNYLFETQILAASVRHTMHIVNCAKIGADVMTGPLSSILGLLKHPLTDSGLAQFLADHAKANS, from the coding sequence ATGAAATTTTTTATCGATACAGCAAATTTAGCTGATATTAAAGAAGCTCAAGATTTAGGAGTATTAGACGGGGTTACTACAAACCCATCGTTAATGGCAAAAGAAGGAATTGCAGGAACTGAAAATGTAATTAATCACTATAAAGCAATATGTGAAATCGTTGATGGTGATGTTTCAGCAGAGGTAATTTCTACAGATTTTGAAGGTATGATTAAAGAAGGTGAGGAGTTAGCCGCTTTACATCCACAAATTGTAGTAAAAATTCCGATGACAAAAGACGGAATCAAAGCTTGTAAATATTTTTCAAACAAAGGAATTCGTACAAACGTAACATTAGTTTTCTCTGTTGGTCAAGCATTATTAGCTGCCAAAGCAGGTGCAACTTATGTATCGCCATTTTTAGGTCGTTTAGATGATATTTCGATGGATGGATTAAACTTAATCGAAGAAATTCGTGAAGTTTATGATAACTATTTATTTGAAACTCAAATTTTAGCTGCTTCTGTACGTCACACGATGCATATTGTAAATTGTGCTAAAATTGGTGCTGATGTAATGACTGGACCATTATCGTCTATTTTAGGATTATTAAAACACCCTTTAACAGATTCTGGTTTAGCTCAGTTTTTAGCAGATCACGCGAAAGCTAATTCTTAA
- a CDS encoding endonuclease, with protein sequence MKKSIFSILLLNLGFSVFAQIPQGYYDAATGTSYTLKTQLHEIIKTNHVDRTYNGLKDLYKSTDPLNGFRDKYYENDNTVLDIYSENPTGRDPYNYIPGDNLGAGQEGGGYNREHLVPQSFFDEYRTNPMRTDAFHVWPTDGKVNGWRSNFAFGEVVNRNSASACNSGATNTPCKSLNGTTKGKYVYNDDITVVEPIDEFKGDIARAILYFTTRYEDMMPDFYRTTRSNSKVMFDGSRDKAISDEFLSQLLTWHVQDPVSQRELDINNLIYNYQGNRNPFIDNPEYAQRIWGTLSSTDFNYQERPDINVINTNNNSVIVELKNNDKKIDKVMVYNMNGQMVQENVNQYNQNKLEVKFQSKGIYIIKIVGNGLEVNRKVVIK encoded by the coding sequence ATGAAAAAATCTATCTTCTCTATACTATTATTAAACTTAGGTTTTTCAGTATTTGCTCAAATTCCTCAAGGATACTATGATGCTGCAACGGGAACAAGCTATACATTAAAAACTCAATTACACGAGATAATTAAAACTAACCACGTTGACAGAACATATAATGGTTTAAAAGATTTATACAAAAGCACTGATCCTTTAAATGGATTTAGAGATAAATATTACGAAAATGATAATACCGTTTTAGATATTTATTCAGAAAACCCGACAGGACGTGACCCTTACAACTATATTCCAGGAGATAATTTAGGAGCTGGTCAAGAAGGTGGAGGTTACAACAGAGAGCATTTAGTTCCACAATCATTTTTTGATGAATATAGAACTAATCCAATGCGTACAGATGCTTTCCATGTTTGGCCAACAGATGGAAAAGTTAATGGTTGGAGAAGTAACTTCGCTTTTGGTGAAGTTGTGAACAGAAATTCTGCTTCAGCTTGTAACAGTGGTGCAACTAATACGCCATGTAAATCTTTAAATGGAACAACAAAGGGGAAATATGTTTACAATGATGATATAACTGTTGTTGAACCTATCGATGAGTTTAAAGGTGACATTGCAAGAGCAATTTTATATTTTACAACTCGTTATGAGGATATGATGCCTGATTTTTACAGAACTACAAGAAGTAATTCTAAAGTTATGTTTGACGGATCGAGAGATAAAGCTATTTCTGACGAATTTTTAAGTCAATTATTAACTTGGCATGTTCAAGATCCTGTTTCTCAAAGAGAATTAGACATCAACAATTTAATTTACAACTACCAAGGAAATAGAAATCCATTTATCGATAATCCTGAATATGCTCAACGTATTTGGGGAACATTATCTTCTACTGATTTCAATTACCAAGAAAGACCTGATATCAATGTTATTAATACAAATAATAACTCTGTTATTGTTGAATTAAAAAATAATGATAAAAAAATTGATAAAGTGATGGTTTATAACATGAATGGACAAATGGTTCAGGAAAATGTAAACCAGTACAATCAAAATAAATTAGAGGTTAAATTCCAATCTAAAGGAATTTACATCATCAAAATTGTAGGAAATGGACTTGAAGTAAACCGTAAGGTTGTAATCAAGTAA
- a CDS encoding uracil-DNA glycosylase: MKLKIEQSWNDVLEDEFSKDYFLKLIKFVENEFQSKTIYPPFNHIFSAFDYTPFNEVKVVILGQDPYHGPNQANGLSFSVNNGVKFPPSLQNIYKELQNDLGFSIPTSGDLSNWAKQGVLMLNSILTVEASNAGSHQKKGWEIFTDAVIEKLANEKEGIVFILWGSYAQKKGAKIDRNKHCVIESAHPSPLSVYRGFWDSKPFSKTNAYLESIGKQKIDWKQKEAKNETYIQSRIELDF, translated from the coding sequence ATGAAATTGAAAATTGAGCAAAGTTGGAATGATGTTTTAGAAGATGAATTTTCAAAAGATTATTTTTTAAAATTGATAAAATTTGTAGAGAATGAATTTCAATCAAAAACGATATATCCACCTTTTAATCATATTTTTTCAGCCTTTGATTATACACCTTTCAATGAGGTAAAAGTTGTGATCTTAGGTCAAGATCCATATCATGGACCAAATCAAGCCAATGGTTTAAGTTTTTCTGTGAATAATGGTGTGAAATTTCCACCAAGTTTGCAAAATATATACAAGGAATTACAAAATGATTTAGGTTTTTCTATACCAACTTCAGGAGATTTAAGTAATTGGGCAAAGCAAGGAGTTTTGATGTTAAATTCTATTTTAACTGTAGAAGCTTCTAATGCAGGTTCGCACCAAAAGAAAGGTTGGGAAATCTTTACAGATGCTGTAATTGAAAAATTAGCTAATGAAAAAGAAGGAATTGTATTTATTCTTTGGGGAAGTTATGCGCAGAAAAAAGGTGCTAAAATAGATCGAAATAAACATTGCGTTATAGAATCTGCACATCCTTCGCCTTTGTCTGTTTATAGAGGTTTTTGGGATAGTAAACCATTTTCTAAAACAAATGCATATTTGGAAAGTATAGGAAAGCAAAAAATTGATTGGAAACAAAAAGAAGCAAAAAATGAAACATACATTCAAAGTAGGATTGAATTGGATTTCTAA
- a CDS encoding DUF1826 domain-containing protein codes for MHSNSNQVEVVDSFSNLVDFNFYGSKNAVCWERKLIGDFEEITNKLALKEDITEVSIDDLLVLDLTEKGNLARNIIISDLKELTKFGAQPTLNLLKSYSRDTDFDFISTDVYSFHVDRSPLLIDTYLCTYYGASSDIIPNEQVTQKILIPEIRNKLREFYDESDGDFDEFLKENFFDLHYQLHENSTPLNLGNGHLWRLAVDHPDQPVLPCVHRAPIEKNNELRLLLIC; via the coding sequence ATGCATTCCAATTCAAATCAAGTTGAAGTTGTTGACAGTTTTTCGAATTTAGTAGATTTTAATTTTTACGGTTCAAAAAATGCTGTATGTTGGGAAAGGAAATTAATTGGAGATTTTGAGGAGATTACGAATAAATTAGCTTTAAAAGAGGATATTACGGAAGTTTCAATAGACGATCTTTTGGTTTTAGATTTAACTGAAAAAGGGAATTTAGCAAGAAATATTATAATTTCAGATTTGAAGGAACTAACGAAATTCGGAGCTCAACCCACTTTAAATTTATTGAAATCCTATTCACGAGATACTGATTTTGATTTTATTTCTACTGATGTTTATTCTTTCCACGTCGATCGTTCACCATTATTAATTGATACATATTTGTGTACTTATTATGGCGCTTCGAGTGATATAATTCCAAACGAACAGGTAACTCAGAAAATTTTGATTCCAGAAATTAGAAATAAGTTAAGAGAATTTTACGACGAATCAGACGGAGATTTTGATGAATTTTTAAAAGAAAATTTCTTTGATTTACATTATCAATTACATGAAAATTCGACTCCGTTAAATTTAGGAAATGGTCATCTTTGGCGTTTAGCTGTAGATCATCCAGATCAGCCTGTTTTACCTTGTGTGCATCGCGCACCGATCGAAAAAAACAATGAATTAAGATTATTATTAATTTGTTAG
- the ytxJ gene encoding bacillithiol system redox-active protein YtxJ, whose translation MKKIDITSLEHLDQIDQASFNEPKIIYKHSTTCGLCDIIWDIVKESDFELNYLDLLTYRPISNEIERRYGIQHESPQVLIIKDGKCVYNASHRKIKNEEIQKQLDQLTNV comes from the coding sequence ATGAAAAAAATAGATATTACAAGTTTAGAGCATTTAGATCAAATTGATCAAGCGTCATTTAATGAGCCTAAAATCATTTATAAACACAGTACAACATGTGGTTTATGTGATATTATTTGGGACATTGTAAAAGAAAGTGATTTTGAACTAAATTATTTAGATCTCTTGACGTATAGACCAATTTCTAATGAAATTGAACGTCGTTACGGTATTCAGCATGAATCACCTCAGGTATTAATTATAAAAGATGGAAAATGTGTGTACAATGCATCTCATCGAAAAATTAAAAATGAAGAAATCCAAAAGCAATTGGATCAACTTACTAATGTTTAA
- a CDS encoding endonuclease: protein MKNLTTILLFLTCIITQAQQSYYDGINFNKRGVALKEELAYLITSTHTRSLSYSNVWNALKVTDLDPTNNSRVIQLYGYNKTSTGTDAYYNGKNNNGGNNGQWNREHTYPKSLGSPNLGESGPGSDAHHLRPTDVQRNSNRGNLKFVAGSGNSAKTNGGWYPGDEWKGDVARMMMYMYLRYGDRCKPSKVGVGSSSATPDDMIDLFLKWNAEDPVSELEIQRNEYMGNRSNPYAQGNRNPFIDNPYLATLIWGGPAAQNLWSFLGTDNYSMTENKINTYTNGSSIFVQSTNEVIQSVSIYTTNGQLNKVFNNTSNQKNIEIRNNNKGIHILKITGNNINETKKVIIK, encoded by the coding sequence ATGAAAAATTTAACTACAATTCTATTATTTTTGACTTGCATAATTACGCAAGCACAGCAGTCTTACTATGATGGAATTAATTTCAATAAAAGAGGTGTTGCATTAAAAGAAGAATTAGCTTATTTAATCACTTCTACGCATACTAGATCATTATCATACAGCAATGTGTGGAACGCTTTAAAAGTAACAGATTTAGATCCAACAAATAATAGTAGAGTAATCCAATTATACGGATATAACAAAACATCTACTGGAACTGATGCGTACTATAATGGAAAAAATAATAACGGAGGAAATAATGGTCAATGGAACCGTGAGCATACTTATCCAAAATCATTAGGAAGTCCAAATTTAGGTGAATCTGGTCCAGGTTCGGATGCACATCATTTACGTCCTACTGATGTTCAAAGAAACTCAAACCGTGGAAATTTAAAATTTGTAGCGGGTTCAGGTAATTCTGCAAAAACAAATGGAGGTTGGTATCCTGGAGACGAATGGAAAGGAGATGTTGCACGTATGATGATGTACATGTATTTAAGATATGGTGATAGATGTAAACCTTCAAAAGTTGGTGTAGGAAGCTCATCTGCAACTCCTGATGATATGATCGATTTATTCTTAAAATGGAATGCTGAAGATCCTGTATCTGAACTTGAAATTCAACGTAACGAATACATGGGGAACAGAAGTAATCCTTACGCACAAGGAAATCGTAACCCATTTATCGACAATCCATATTTAGCAACTTTAATTTGGGGAGGTCCAGCAGCACAAAACTTATGGTCTTTCTTAGGTACTGATAATTACTCAATGACAGAGAATAAAATCAATACTTACACAAATGGATCTAGCATTTTTGTACAGTCTACAAATGAAGTGATTCAATCAGTTTCTATTTATACTACAAACGGACAATTAAATAAAGTTTTCAATAATACTTCAAATCAAAAAAATATTGAAATCCGTAATAACAATAAAGGTATTCACATCTTAAAAATTACAGGAAACAATATTAATGAAACTAAAAAAGTAATTATTAAATAA
- a CDS encoding OsmC family protein produces MKHTFKVGLNWISNQKSSDKSVRFYSKSHTIKIEGKEDLKVSAAKAFKGDPSLYNPEDLLLSSLTSCHMMSYLYCCSINNLEIISYQDNSEAFLEVNADGSGKITKVILKPTVTIKEEENVQLAKDLHQKASELCFIANSCNFLIEHEISIQIDLNSTIPKHKM; encoded by the coding sequence ATGAAACATACATTCAAAGTAGGATTGAATTGGATTTCTAATCAAAAATCAAGTGATAAATCTGTTCGGTTTTATTCAAAATCTCATACCATAAAGATTGAAGGTAAAGAAGATTTAAAAGTTTCAGCAGCAAAAGCTTTTAAAGGCGATCCAAGCTTATATAATCCTGAAGATTTGTTATTAAGCAGTTTAACATCATGTCATATGATGTCGTATTTATATTGTTGTTCTATTAATAATTTAGAAATCATTTCTTATCAAGATAATTCAGAAGCTTTTTTAGAAGTTAATGCTGATGGTAGTGGAAAAATTACTAAAGTTATTCTAAAACCAACTGTAACGATTAAAGAGGAAGAAAATGTGCAATTAGCAAAAGATTTGCATCAAAAAGCGAGCGAATTATGCTTTATCGCAAATTCGTGTAACTTTCTAATAGAACATGAAATTTCAATTCAAATTGATTTAAATTCTACTATTCCAAAACATAAAATGTAA
- a CDS encoding FAD-dependent monooxygenase — MSVIQHSIFCPSCYGNGQKSQGISKRKLQRYEAALKLYQQNESKIEEPIKPKSSIQLCANCSGTGLIKTNERPTANHDQFPHIAIIGAGIGGIALALACLHRQIPFTLFERDKSFNDRSQGYGLTLQQASKEMKKFGISNFEEGIVSTLHFAHKTTGEVVGEWGLRKLENKDEIQNKNKNKSTNFHIARQALRHKLLEQLGGSEHVKWNHQLINYSVDDKIELTFDVDGKLTNYKFDLLVGADGIRSTVRRLMKHNDTLPLKYLGCIVILGICPLSKIEHTKSHLLDGKTVFQTANGTERMYMMPYDQDSIMWQFSFPMDEIAAKNLSKNGAIALKDEVIKRTQWHSPIPEIIEATSTEKITGYPVYDRDLLTPEFFDEAGPVSLLGDAAHPMSPFKGQGANQALLDALLLARKITSAKIEDRKSDTIRQNVLESFEKEMIERSNIKVQQSANAAQFLHSEIVLEKGNVTFGSKWSSSNSKDI; from the coding sequence TTGAGCGTAATTCAACATTCTATCTTTTGTCCATCATGCTATGGAAATGGGCAAAAAAGTCAAGGCATTTCTAAACGAAAATTGCAACGTTACGAAGCTGCTTTAAAATTATATCAACAGAATGAATCTAAAATTGAAGAACCTATAAAACCAAAAAGTTCAATTCAATTGTGTGCTAATTGTTCGGGAACTGGTTTAATAAAAACAAACGAACGACCTACAGCTAATCATGATCAATTTCCACATATAGCCATTATTGGTGCAGGTATTGGCGGAATTGCATTGGCATTGGCATGTTTACATCGTCAAATTCCTTTTACACTTTTTGAAAGAGATAAATCTTTTAATGATCGATCTCAAGGATATGGTTTAACGTTACAACAAGCCAGTAAAGAGATGAAAAAATTCGGAATTTCTAATTTCGAAGAAGGTATCGTTTCTACACTTCATTTTGCGCATAAAACTACAGGTGAAGTCGTTGGCGAATGGGGTTTACGAAAGTTGGAAAACAAAGATGAAATCCAAAATAAGAATAAAAATAAATCAACAAATTTTCATATCGCTAGACAAGCTTTACGTCATAAATTATTAGAGCAATTAGGTGGTAGTGAACATGTAAAATGGAATCATCAACTGATAAATTATTCGGTTGACGATAAAATTGAATTGACTTTTGACGTTGATGGAAAGCTAACTAATTACAAATTTGATTTATTAGTTGGTGCAGATGGAATTCGTAGTACTGTTCGTCGATTAATGAAACATAATGATACACTTCCGCTTAAATATTTAGGTTGCATTGTTATTTTAGGAATTTGTCCATTAAGTAAAATTGAGCACACAAAAAGCCATTTATTAGACGGAAAAACTGTTTTCCAGACAGCAAATGGAACCGAACGTATGTACATGATGCCGTACGACCAAGATTCGATTATGTGGCAATTTAGCTTTCCGATGGATGAAATTGCTGCGAAAAATTTAAGTAAAAATGGCGCGATTGCTTTAAAAGATGAGGTTATAAAACGTACCCAATGGCACTCTCCTATTCCTGAAATTATTGAAGCTACATCTACCGAAAAAATTACAGGTTATCCGGTTTATGATCGTGATTTATTGACTCCGGAATTTTTTGATGAAGCTGGACCAGTATCTTTACTTGGTGATGCTGCACACCCAATGAGTCCCTTCAAAGGGCAAGGTGCAAATCAAGCATTATTAGATGCACTTTTACTTGCTAGAAAAATTACATCTGCAAAAATAGAAGATCGTAAAAGTGATACGATTCGTCAAAATGTTTTAGAATCTTTCGAAAAAGAAATGATTGAGAGAAGTAATATAAAAGTTCAACAATCTGCAAATGCAGCACAATTCCTACATTCAGAAATTGTGCTTGAAAAAGGTAATGTAACATTTGGTTCTAAATGGTCTTCTTCAAACTCGAAGGATATTTAG
- a CDS encoding SDR family NAD(P)-dependent oxidoreductase, with product MGILENKVAIVTGGSSGIGKSVAELYAKEGAKVIVSDIDVEGGEKVVAEIIANGGVASFFKADTSTAEENKALVDEAIRLYGKLDIACNNAGIGGLAAETANYTLEAWKKVIDINFNGVFYGCKYQLEAMEKNGSGSIINMASIHGLVAAPMSSAYTSSKHGIVGLTKNIGAEYGPKNIRCNAVGPGYIKTPLLDNNLSKEQLEYLVTKHPIGRLGEPEEVAELVLFLSSDKASFMTGGYYLVDGGYTAV from the coding sequence ATGGGAATTTTAGAAAATAAAGTAGCAATTGTAACGGGAGGTTCATCAGGAATTGGGAAGTCGGTAGCTGAACTTTATGCAAAAGAAGGTGCAAAAGTAATTGTTTCTGATATTGATGTAGAAGGTGGAGAAAAAGTTGTGGCTGAAATTATAGCAAATGGAGGAGTTGCATCATTTTTTAAAGCTGACACATCTACTGCTGAAGAAAATAAAGCATTAGTGGATGAAGCTATTAGATTATATGGAAAATTAGATATTGCTTGTAATAATGCAGGAATTGGTGGATTGGCTGCTGAAACTGCAAATTATACTTTAGAAGCATGGAAAAAAGTTATTGATATTAATTTTAATGGTGTCTTTTATGGATGTAAATATCAATTAGAAGCAATGGAGAAAAATGGTAGTGGTTCTATTATCAACATGGCTTCAATTCATGGTTTAGTGGCTGCACCTATGAGTTCTGCTTACACGTCATCAAAACACGGAATTGTAGGTTTAACAAAAAACATTGGGGCAGAATATGGTCCGAAAAACATTCGTTGTAATGCTGTTGGACCTGGTTATATCAAGACTCCGCTTTTAGATAATAATTTATCAAAAGAACAATTAGAATATTTAGTTACAAAACATCCAATTGGTAGATTAGGTGAGCCAGAGGAAGTTGCAGAATTAGTTTTATTCTTAAGTTCAGACAAAGCTTCATTTATGACTGGTGGATATTATCTTGTAGATGGTGGATACACAGCAGTATAG